One stretch of Chitinophaga pendula DNA includes these proteins:
- a CDS encoding ABC transporter ATP-binding protein, protein MIQLKHVYKHYPVGFGKHEILKDIDLVIHEGEFVSIMGPSGSGKSTLLHILGLLEEPTQGEYFFEGELVHKMSEKRRTQLHRGSIGFVFQAYHLIDELTVYENIETPLLYKNVSSSERKSRVADVLDRFNIVAKKDLFPNQLSGGQQQLVGIARAIVAEPRVILADEPTGNLHSEQAKTIMELFKQLNEQDKITIVQVTHSDINATYGNRIIQIKDGKII, encoded by the coding sequence ATGATACAGTTAAAGCACGTTTACAAACATTACCCAGTTGGTTTTGGCAAGCATGAGATATTAAAGGATATAGACCTGGTGATACATGAAGGAGAGTTTGTATCGATCATGGGGCCTTCGGGTTCCGGCAAATCTACCCTGTTGCATATATTGGGTTTGCTGGAGGAGCCTACGCAGGGGGAGTATTTTTTTGAAGGGGAGTTAGTGCATAAGATGAGTGAGAAGCGGCGGACGCAGCTTCACCGTGGGAGTATCGGGTTTGTATTCCAGGCGTATCATCTGATCGATGAGTTGACGGTATATGAAAATATAGAGACGCCATTATTATATAAGAATGTTTCATCGTCGGAGCGTAAGAGCAGGGTAGCGGATGTGCTGGACCGGTTTAACATTGTGGCGAAGAAGGATTTGTTTCCCAACCAGCTATCGGGAGGTCAGCAGCAGCTGGTGGGTATTGCGCGGGCGATAGTAGCGGAGCCCCGGGTGATACTGGCAGATGAGCCGACCGGCAATTTGCATTCTGAGCAGGCGAAGACAATTATGGAATTGTTCAAGCAGTTGAATGAGCAGGATAAAATTACCATTGTGCAGGTGACCCATTCGGATATCAATGCTACCTATGGCAACAGGATCATACAGATCAAGGATGGGAAGATCATATAA
- a CDS encoding TolC family protein encodes MKSLKVPGAILVSFLLFANAQTTSAQDTWSLQRSVDYALANNIQIKQADVQKRLAELTLKQYQMSMLPSLSGTINGQGNFGRSVNQATYTFENNTFFNSQAYLNGGIDLFNWFSKQNAIAAAKYDTKSQSFLQQKARNDLSFNIATAFLKIILNKEQVNITKVSLQQTTANLDNTKKLVMAGSVPESNQADLEAQQALDSSNLIAAENAVVISTLEMKALLNLGFDVPYVPEIPANIAALPLPRLDEVDPEMVFSAAMSINPLMKSYEMRIHGAEKNVASMRGQLFPTLRATYGLTTNYANNITQTNFNNPSGPFVTPIGTVNVNGTEYPVVRSDYKYGTLKTPFGEQISNQFGQSVGLTLSIPILNAWQGRTNLNKAKVNAVDVTLARDLDRQKLRQDIYTAHANAVSSIQKFQASSRRVEAAQKAYDFATKRFNIGLMNTIDYITTQSNLYKAQIDKVSAQYDYIFKMKLLEFYRDQKITL; translated from the coding sequence ATGAAATCACTCAAAGTTCCAGGAGCTATCCTGGTATCGTTCTTATTGTTTGCTAACGCTCAAACCACTAGTGCACAGGATACGTGGAGTCTTCAACGGAGTGTGGATTATGCCTTAGCCAATAATATTCAGATCAAGCAAGCGGATGTACAGAAACGTTTGGCGGAGTTAACGCTGAAGCAGTATCAGATGTCGATGTTACCGAGTTTGTCGGGTACTATTAACGGGCAGGGAAACTTTGGCCGTAGTGTGAACCAGGCGACCTATACATTTGAAAATAATACGTTCTTCAACTCGCAGGCGTATCTTAATGGAGGTATTGATCTGTTCAACTGGTTTTCCAAGCAGAATGCTATTGCGGCTGCCAAGTATGATACTAAATCCCAGAGTTTTTTACAGCAGAAGGCCCGGAATGACCTTTCCTTTAACATAGCTACGGCATTTTTAAAGATCATTCTTAACAAGGAGCAGGTGAATATCACGAAAGTGAGCCTGCAGCAGACGACGGCTAACCTCGACAATACCAAAAAGTTAGTGATGGCCGGTTCTGTACCGGAGAGTAACCAGGCGGATTTGGAAGCGCAGCAGGCGTTGGACAGTTCTAACCTGATTGCTGCTGAGAACGCAGTGGTGATCAGTACTTTAGAGATGAAAGCGTTGTTGAACCTGGGATTTGATGTACCCTATGTACCGGAGATCCCTGCTAATATTGCAGCGCTGCCTTTACCGAGATTGGATGAGGTAGACCCGGAGATGGTATTTAGTGCGGCCATGAGTATTAACCCGCTGATGAAGTCGTACGAAATGCGTATCCATGGTGCGGAGAAAAATGTGGCATCTATGAGGGGGCAGTTGTTCCCGACTTTACGGGCGACTTACGGATTGACAACAAACTATGCCAATAACATTACGCAAACTAATTTTAATAATCCATCAGGACCTTTTGTTACGCCAATTGGTACTGTGAATGTGAATGGTACGGAGTATCCGGTAGTAAGGAGTGATTATAAATATGGTACGCTAAAGACACCTTTCGGAGAGCAGATCAGTAACCAGTTTGGTCAAAGTGTAGGTCTTACCCTGAGTATTCCTATTCTGAATGCATGGCAGGGCCGTACTAATTTAAATAAGGCGAAAGTGAACGCGGTTGATGTGACTTTGGCCAGGGATCTGGATCGTCAGAAATTGCGTCAGGATATATATACTGCTCATGCCAACGCAGTATCATCTATACAGAAGTTCCAGGCATCCAGCAGAAGGGTGGAGGCCGCACAGAAAGCCTATGATTTTGCGACCAAGCGTTTCAACATAGGATTAATGAATACGATCGATTATATTACCACACAAAGTAATCTGTACAAAGCGCAGATCGATAAAGTATCGGCGCAGTATGACTACATATTTAAGATGAAATTGTTGGAGTTTTACAGGGATCAAAAGATCACCCTGTAG
- a CDS encoding efflux RND transporter periplasmic adaptor subunit: MKKKTLYRILGGLVGLILLLIILKAAGVVGKDEGLKVSVDNASNKNIIEVVSASGKIYPEVEVKISSDVSGQVTDLPVQEGDSVKKGQVLVKIYADIYGSMRDKAVAALSQSQAQLANVSASLNAFKAKLEQAKAAYDRNKELFTQKVVSRTEFETAEANYRAALADYNANVQSVNSNRFAVQNSQAGLTEANKNLERTTITSPIDGVVSLLPLKKGERVVGTAQMTGTEIMRVADMNVMEVQVDVGENDIPKVKYGDTAIIEVDAYNSRKFKGIVTQIASSSKGAATATATTTSSAEQVTSYIVHIRILVDSYRDLLDPNKPRSFPFRPGMSASVDIQTTRHSNVLSVPINAVTTRSGKADADDKKEKGKEKSEQEKKDEEADKKAAADDNAKELSEVVFVFNAADNTVKMVKVTTGIQDESFIEITSGLKAGDQVISAPYSAISRELQNGRKVKVVAKTALFESTKK, encoded by the coding sequence ATGAAGAAAAAGACACTTTACAGGATCTTAGGCGGCCTAGTCGGATTGATCTTATTGCTCATCATACTAAAGGCTGCAGGAGTGGTAGGTAAGGATGAAGGATTAAAAGTATCTGTAGACAACGCCAGCAACAAAAACATTATTGAAGTAGTATCTGCCAGCGGAAAGATATATCCGGAGGTGGAGGTTAAGATCAGTTCTGACGTATCTGGTCAGGTAACGGATCTGCCGGTGCAGGAAGGTGATTCTGTAAAGAAAGGTCAGGTGTTAGTAAAGATCTACGCCGATATATATGGTTCCATGAGGGATAAGGCGGTGGCTGCGTTGAGTCAGTCTCAGGCACAGCTGGCCAATGTGAGCGCTTCCCTGAATGCATTCAAGGCGAAACTGGAGCAGGCTAAAGCTGCTTACGATCGTAATAAAGAATTGTTTACACAAAAAGTAGTATCCAGGACAGAGTTTGAAACTGCGGAGGCTAATTACAGGGCTGCGCTGGCGGACTATAACGCTAACGTACAATCGGTGAATAGCAACAGGTTTGCGGTACAGAACTCACAGGCGGGTCTGACAGAGGCCAATAAGAACCTGGAGCGTACTACCATTACTTCTCCGATCGATGGCGTAGTATCCTTACTGCCCTTGAAAAAGGGAGAGCGCGTGGTGGGTACTGCGCAAATGACCGGTACCGAGATCATGCGGGTAGCGGATATGAATGTGATGGAAGTACAGGTGGACGTGGGTGAAAATGATATCCCGAAAGTAAAATACGGAGATACTGCTATCATTGAAGTAGATGCGTATAACAGCCGTAAGTTCAAAGGCATTGTAACGCAGATTGCCAGCTCCAGCAAAGGAGCCGCTACTGCTACTGCTACTACTACTTCTTCTGCGGAGCAGGTAACTAGTTATATTGTTCATATCCGTATACTGGTGGATAGCTACAGAGACCTGCTGGATCCGAATAAACCCCGTTCTTTCCCTTTCCGTCCGGGTATGAGTGCGAGTGTTGATATCCAGACTACGCGTCATAGCAACGTATTGTCTGTACCGATCAATGCGGTGACCACCCGTTCTGGTAAAGCAGATGCCGACGATAAGAAAGAGAAGGGCAAGGAAAAATCCGAGCAGGAGAAAAAAGATGAAGAGGCCGATAAAAAAGCTGCTGCTGATGACAACGCGAAAGAATTGAGTGAGGTAGTGTTTGTATTCAATGCGGCCGACAATACTGTCAAGATGGTAAAAGTGACTACCGGTATACAGGATGAGAGCTTTATTGAAATCACTTCCGGGTTGAAAGCCGGCGACCAGGTGATAAGTGCGCCTTACTCTGCTATTTCCCGTGAATTGCAGAATGGGCGTAAGGTAAAGGTGGTGGCGAAGACGGCATTGTTTGAGAGCACCAAGAAATAA